Proteins found in one uncultured Fusobacterium sp. genomic segment:
- a CDS encoding autotransporter outer membrane beta-barrel domain-containing protein: MNYKNKLILLTILLETFCFQVSNSAQSDAELYVSGDNVLERIEGTISNGTNGELENKDHHLDGGKTPIREAVWAENGATVHNLGTVASGKHKYTTQFGVVLGIGGINNKLVKEDTLVRLKNNSSLYNEGTIKAGAVDQKIEIIIEAVDTAFYRKYADYTKNVITANDSTINNYGTIKAEGDNPSYITGLSVSLLKYNDIKLRKNVLNMAYSNLVNKGNITYERDANMEVEKILDVSLLDLGVHYNRDVAGVLFTGKVKGNEIDGYEYINTIKNEGEIFVGGDFITKKHYSGIGAGLLGLDIATVHNKYGIKAKNADIENSGKIIVERDFTYGKDTNGDILRLELIKNSVLDLGLLSFKNVNEKSVGVFIDGGVFKNNSGTIDVGVNKKDRLLQIYDNAAIAVQGDNEAQIEFNGKSSVILEGTQVWLGALSNRSKMELNGETDIIFRTRSNKDSVAGEVNKDIFGNDGSGTYVINGIVNAKGETLIYGKNDKGESEVIGKEEFDTDITISKNSNLDIGVETKKIEGIEGESHTLGQLNVSGKLNIEGSVDITSDKFVGADLTEYIGDVIFTAKGGITGDKNIDSGSFIFEIKTDINDIKTEIYVSDITRKNFNDIVLNKELGNIFETSYNGANEAQLGVYRLLAQGENQESFNKVVDEVTGKDTLTTLPAQIYDITRDLNGQFKDFAKNNRADGVVFKYINSKSELDANSSTVGFDRKSSGIMVGYNNNLSEKLRLGAGFSYMTSDIDYTSNSKNKITTWNARGYSDYDLGFANMFNDLSFAYNQSENKRMADQLSYTGMKESDTDVYTLSLNNSLYKEYKFGDKLTLVPSLNLDFTYIWQDAIKEDGAIGASAKKVEAFYGTLGAGVDGKYNLLTLENSKLNLVGGIDYAYDIIRETDDMSLQVSAFDPYYKENLRELDKKYLDLNVGLNYEYKDSYSVGVKYTKELINDVDNDQFAVDFTYKF, translated from the coding sequence ATGAACTACAAAAATAAACTTATTTTACTAACTATATTACTAGAAACTTTTTGTTTTCAAGTATCAAATAGTGCTCAAAGTGATGCAGAATTATATGTAAGTGGTGATAATGTTTTAGAAAGAATAGAAGGAACTATTAGCAATGGAACAAATGGAGAATTAGAAAATAAAGATCATCATCTTGATGGTGGAAAGACTCCTATTAGAGAGGCAGTATGGGCAGAAAATGGAGCAACAGTTCACAATTTAGGGACTGTTGCATCAGGAAAACATAAATATACTACACAATTTGGTGTAGTTCTAGGGATAGGAGGAATTAATAATAAATTAGTTAAAGAAGATACATTGGTTAGATTAAAAAATAATAGTTCATTATACAATGAAGGAACAATAAAAGCAGGAGCAGTGGATCAAAAAATAGAAATTATCATAGAAGCAGTAGATACTGCATTTTATAGGAAATATGCTGATTATACTAAAAATGTTATAACTGCAAATGATTCTACCATAAATAATTATGGAACAATAAAAGCTGAGGGGGATAATCCCTCTTATATAACTGGACTGTCTGTAAGTTTATTAAAATATAATGATATAAAATTAAGAAAAAATGTTCTTAATATGGCATACTCTAATTTAGTAAATAAAGGTAATATTACTTATGAAAGAGATGCAAATATGGAGGTTGAGAAGATACTAGATGTGAGTTTATTGGATTTAGGAGTACATTATAATAGAGATGTAGCAGGGGTACTTTTTACTGGGAAAGTAAAAGGAAATGAAATTGATGGTTATGAATATATAAATACAATAAAGAATGAAGGAGAAATTTTTGTAGGTGGGGATTTTATTACCAAAAAACATTATAGTGGAATAGGAGCTGGACTTTTAGGATTAGATATAGCCACAGTACACAATAAATATGGAATAAAAGCTAAAAATGCAGATATAGAAAACAGTGGAAAGATTATAGTTGAAAGAGATTTTACTTATGGAAAAGATACTAATGGAGATATATTAAGATTAGAGTTAATAAAAAATAGTGTTTTAGATTTAGGACTTCTTTCATTTAAGAATGTTAATGAAAAAAGTGTAGGTGTATTTATAGATGGAGGAGTATTTAAAAATAATAGTGGAACTATAGATGTAGGAGTAAATAAAAAAGATAGACTTCTACAAATATATGATAATGCAGCAATAGCTGTACAAGGAGATAATGAAGCTCAAATAGAATTTAATGGAAAGAGTAGTGTAATATTAGAAGGGACTCAAGTTTGGTTAGGTGCATTAAGTAATAGATCTAAAATGGAACTAAACGGAGAAACAGATATTATTTTTAGAACAAGAAGTAATAAGGATAGTGTTGCAGGAGAAGTTAATAAAGATATATTTGGAAATGATGGAAGTGGAACATATGTAATTAATGGTATTGTAAATGCTAAAGGAGAAACTCTAATATATGGTAAAAATGATAAGGGTGAAAGTGAAGTTATAGGTAAAGAGGAATTTGATACAGATATTACTATTAGTAAGAATAGTAATCTTGATATAGGAGTAGAAACTAAAAAAATAGAGGGAATAGAAGGAGAATCTCATACTTTAGGACAATTAAATGTTAGTGGGAAATTAAATATAGAAGGAAGTGTGGATATTACTAGTGATAAATTTGTTGGAGCAGATTTAACTGAATATATTGGAGATGTTATTTTCACAGCTAAGGGTGGAATTACAGGAGATAAAAATATAGACTCAGGTAGTTTTATTTTTGAAATAAAAACGGATATAAATGATATTAAAACAGAAATTTATGTTTCAGATATCACAAGAAAAAATTTCAATGATATTGTTTTAAATAAAGAACTAGGAAATATATTTGAAACTTCATATAATGGAGCTAACGAAGCACAACTAGGTGTATATAGATTACTAGCTCAAGGTGAAAACCAAGAAAGCTTTAATAAAGTTGTAGATGAGGTTACAGGAAAAGACACATTGACAACTCTACCAGCTCAAATCTACGATATAACAAGAGATCTAAATGGACAATTTAAAGATTTTGCTAAAAACAATAGAGCAGATGGAGTTGTATTTAAGTATATCAACAGTAAATCAGAGCTAGATGCAAACTCATCAACAGTTGGATTTGATAGAAAAAGTTCTGGAATAATGGTTGGATACAATAACAACCTATCTGAAAAATTAAGATTAGGAGCAGGATTCTCATATATGACATCTGATATTGACTATACTTCAAATAGTAAAAATAAGATTACTACTTGGAATGCAAGAGGGTATTCAGATTACGACTTAGGATTTGCAAATATGTTCAATGATCTATCATTTGCATATAACCAATCTGAAAACAAGAGAATGGCAGATCAATTAAGTTACACTGGAATGAAAGAGAGCGACACAGATGTTTATACATTGAGCTTAAATAACTCACTATATAAAGAGTATAAATTTGGTGACAAATTAACTTTAGTTCCTAGCTTAAACCTAGATTTCACATATATTTGGCAAGATGCTATCAAAGAGGATGGAGCTATTGGAGCATCAGCTAAAAAAGTTGAGGCATTCTATGGAACATTAGGAGCAGGTGTAGATGGAAAATACAATCTTCTAACTTTAGAAAATAGTAAATTAAATTTAGTTGGAGGAATTGACTATGCTTATGATATAATAAGAGAAACAGATGATATGAGCTTACAAGTTTCAGCCTTTGATCCCTATTACAAAGAGAATTTAAGAGAGTTAGATAAGAAATATTTAGATTTAAATGTTGGATTAAATTATGAATATAAAGATAGCTACTCTGTTGGAGTAAAATATACAAAAGAATTGATAAACGATGTAGACAACGATCAATTTGCAGTAGATTTTACTTATAAGTTTTAA